One Benincasa hispida cultivar B227 chromosome 5, ASM972705v1, whole genome shotgun sequence genomic window carries:
- the LOC120077483 gene encoding bet1-like SNARE 1-1, with amino-acid sequence MNARRELRNNRVALFDGIEEGGVRASSSYSSHEIEEHDNEAALDGLQDRVLLLKRLTGDINEEVESHNRMLDRMGNDMDSSRGVLSGTMDRFKTVFDPKSSPKMFSLVALFVAIFFIVYYLTR; translated from the exons ATGAACGCGAGAAG GGAACTGCGCAACAATAGGGTTGCTCTCTTCGATGGCATTGAGGAGGGTGGTGTCAGGGCTTCATCTTCCTACTCCTCCcatgaaattgaggagcatgATAATGAAGCAGCATTGGATGGCTTGCAAGACAGAGTCCTCCTGTTGAAGAGG TTGACAGGTGACATAAATGAAGAGGTGGAGAGTCATAACCGGATGCTGGATAGGATG GGTAATGATATGGATTCATCAAGAGGAGTGTTGTCAGGCACTATGGATCGATTCAAGACG GTGTTTGATCCCAAGTCAAGCCCGAAGATGTTTTCACTAGTCGCACTTTTCGTGGCAATTTTCTTCATCGTGTACTATCTCACAAGGTAA